A window from Hymenobacter volaticus encodes these proteins:
- a CDS encoding ABC transporter ATP-binding protein yields MSNVVIQVEKLSKMYRLGTIGTGYLLQDLQRWWTSSVRKQKDPFFQQPNNQTLSTQHSQALWALQNINFEVGKGEVWGIVGNNGAGKSTLLKIISRIIRPSYGTVRGRGKISSLLEVGTGFHSELSGRENIFLSGYILGMTKIEIQSKFDEIVAFSGVEQFLDTPVKRYSSGMYVRLAFAVAAHLEPDILIIDEVLAVGDADFQKKCLGKMHDVSLNQGRTILFVSHNMQAVNSLCDKGLWLQQGQVKAIGEAVTVVNRYLTYNQQQNPKRSWTDPADAPGNDKIRFKQVELIPQLAQPDAPLDIRAPLTIKFQFWNFSESIYINTHLTLFSYNGECVFDVASLPLLCQKGIVSGECIIPGNFLNDGSFYISLYVLKDTTTNLYDYEQCLSFDLEDYRTGTQWYGKWWGVVRPQLPFRLTQMEILPTP; encoded by the coding sequence ATGAGCAATGTGGTAATTCAAGTAGAGAAGCTATCAAAAATGTACCGGTTAGGTACCATTGGCACTGGTTACCTGCTTCAGGATTTACAGCGATGGTGGACATCGTCTGTACGCAAACAGAAAGATCCGTTCTTTCAGCAGCCCAATAATCAAACACTTTCCACTCAACATTCCCAAGCACTTTGGGCGTTACAAAACATCAATTTTGAAGTAGGTAAGGGCGAAGTATGGGGAATTGTCGGCAATAACGGAGCCGGCAAATCCACGTTGCTGAAAATAATTTCCCGCATAATTCGGCCATCGTATGGAACAGTTCGGGGCCGCGGTAAAATTAGTAGTCTACTTGAAGTAGGCACTGGGTTTCATTCCGAGTTATCCGGCCGCGAGAATATCTTTCTTAGCGGCTATATTCTAGGCATGACTAAAATTGAAATACAATCTAAATTCGATGAGATAGTAGCATTCTCGGGTGTTGAACAGTTTCTAGATACACCTGTAAAACGCTATTCATCGGGTATGTATGTTCGCCTAGCCTTTGCAGTAGCCGCTCATTTAGAACCCGACATTCTTATAATTGACGAAGTTTTAGCAGTAGGTGATGCTGATTTCCAGAAAAAGTGCCTAGGTAAAATGCACGATGTATCTCTAAATCAAGGTCGTACCATCCTTTTCGTCAGCCACAATATGCAAGCCGTCAACAGTCTATGCGATAAGGGGCTGTGGTTGCAGCAAGGTCAAGTCAAAGCTATTGGTGAGGCCGTCACAGTAGTAAATCGCTATTTGACCTACAATCAACAACAGAATCCCAAGCGTAGCTGGACTGACCCAGCCGATGCACCTGGCAACGACAAAATCAGGTTTAAACAAGTAGAGTTGATTCCTCAACTCGCACAGCCCGATGCTCCCCTAGACATTCGGGCTCCACTTACTATCAAATTTCAATTCTGGAATTTCTCTGAAAGCATTTACATCAACACCCATCTCACATTGTTTTCTTACAACGGCGAGTGCGTTTTTGATGTGGCCTCGCTTCCACTTCTATGTCAGAAGGGGATAGTGAGTGGTGAGTGCATCATTCCTGGCAATTTTCTCAATGACGGTTCCTTTTATATTTCACTCTACGTGCTCAAAGACACCACCACAAATTTGTACGACTACGAGCAGTGTCTCAGCTTCGACCTAGAAGATTACCGAACTGGCACACAGTGGTACGGTAAGTGGTGGGGCGTGGTCCGGCCTCAGTTACCCTTTCGCCTGACTCAAATGGAA